A window of the Planococcus citri chromosome 4, ihPlaCitr1.1, whole genome shotgun sequence genome harbors these coding sequences:
- the ClC-a gene encoding chloride channel protein 2 isoform X4 — MYTYMYGRYTKELGSCAKEEAIKLGLKSRKYKNEVFAGDELHKYRGKCAGKILSVIGFIWRHSFAKLGEDWVFLALLGVVMAVLSFIVDYGITFTNEGRLWLYKDLSKNAIAQYMAWVSLPVCLILFSAGFVHIVAPQSIGSGIPEMKTILRGVALKEYLTFRTLVAKVIGLTATLGSGLPLGKEGPFVHISSITATLLSKLITSFKGIYENESRNTEMLAAACAVGVASCFGAPLGGVLFSIEVTTVYFAVRNYWRGFFTAVCGATVFRLLAVWFNKADTVKAFFPTHFTMEYPFDPQELTVFAFIGAASGFGGAFYVWAHRQYVLIMRQNKKLNAFLQKNRFLYPGIVTFIAATVSFPLALGKYCASDLSTDEQLSGLFSNFTWTKDEFTIKEAEILGHWTTENTNVFVSLIGYLLFNFIFSIISSTIPVPSGSFIPVFKIGAAFGRIIGELIHMQFPNGIRHGKYIFPIIPGGYATVGAAAFSGAVTHSFSVSVIAFEMTGQITHIIPMMIAVLVANAIAALLQPSLYDSIILIKKLPYLPDLLPSNSSIYTVYVEDFMLRDVKYIWQNMNYKNLKRILKENKRIRVFPLVDNPDSMILLGSVQRIELIKLIEDHVGRERRVQVVAKWQKEAQERLEELERRRRQDSNRRPSRFEVVPAPDILKMKQYSSSDLMQKDGSSSPYDQQPKKSILKKTNSFNLRSFPNLMTSAVATPYSTVTGAESRIRLAFEAIFHKSATLQDANPDMEMNVPQTNEKPSPSPMTLKKVQLPRERVIDMSPEDQREWEEGEMEQRVNFDKCHIDPAPFQLVERTSLLKVHSIFSLVGVNHAYVTAIGRLVGVVGLKELRKAIEDSNAGTLHTSSSTQIPQTQNHSQNVETKLLSNQERKNSDTTSINSALTNTNV, encoded by the exons ATGTATACTTAT ATGTATGGTCGCTATACCAAAGAATTAGGATCTTGCGCCAAAGAAGAAGCCATCAAATTAGGTTTGAAATccagaaaatacaaaaatgaagtaTTCGCCGGAGACGAATTGCACAAATATCGTGGAAAATGCGCCGGAAAGATATTGTCTGTTATCGGATTCATCTGGAGGCACAGTTTTGCCAAGCTGGGAGAAGATTGGGTGTTCTTGGCTTTGCTGGGAGTCGTGATGGCGGTGTTGAGCTTTATCGTCGATTATGGCATTACGTTCACTAACGAAG gtagaCTATGGTTGTATAAAGATTTATCCAAGAATGCGATAGCTCAATATATGGCATGGGTATCGTTACCTGTTTGCTTAATTCTATTCTCAGCCGGTTTCGTGCACATTGTAGCGCCGCAATCGATCG GTTCCGGTATACCGGAAATGAAAACCATACTTCGAGGCGTCGCCCTAAAAGAATATCTCACCTTTCGTACGCTCGTCGCAAAAGTTATAGGTTTAACAGCAACGCTCGGATCTGGACTTCCCCTCGGTAAAGAG GGTCCATTCGTACATATAAGTAGCATCACGGCGACTCTTCTGTCCAAATTGATCACATCTTTCAAAGGTATCTACGAAAACGAATCTCGAAATACGGAAATGTTGGCGGCTGCTTGCGCCGTTGGTGTGGCGAGTTGTTTCGGTGCTCCTCTCGGAG GTGTCTTGTTTAGTATCGAAGTAACAACCGTGTATTTCGCGGTGCGAAATTATTGGCGTGGATTTTTTACGGCCGTCTGCGGAGCTACCGTATTTCGTTTATTGGCTGTGTGGTTTAACAAAGCAG ATACTGTAAAGGCTTTCTTTCCTACTCATTTCACGATGGAGTACCCGTTCGATCCTCAAGAACTCACCGTGTTCGCATTTATTGG AGCTGCTTCGGGATTCGGAGGAGCCTTCTATGTATGGGCGCATCGGCAATACGTTCTAATTATGCGACAGAATAAAAAACTCAacgcttttttacaaaaaaa TCGGTTCTTGTATCCTGGAATTGTAACATTTATCGCTGCCACTGTTTCGTTTCCATTAGCCTTGGGCAAATATTGCGCCAGTGATTTGAGCACCGATGAACAA cTTTCAGGCTTATTCAGCAATTTTACGTGGACAAAAGACGAATTCACTATCAAAGAAGCTGAAATACTGGGCCACTGGACTACCGAAAATACCAATGTATTCGTTAGTTTAATCGGATACTTACTTTTTAAT TTCATATTTTCGATTATTTCGTCAACGATACCGGTACCTTCGGGTAGTTTcattccagttttcaaaataggcgCTGCGTTTGGTAGAATTATCGGCGAATTGATTCATATGCAGTTTCCTAACGGTATCAGACACGGGAAATATATTTTCCCAATAATACCAG gTGGCTACGCTACTGTTGGTGCTGCAGCATTTTCCGGCGCAGTAACTCACTCATTTTCCGTATCTGTAATCGCATTCGAAATGACCGGACAAATAACTCACATTATACCGATGATG attgCGGTGTTGGTGGCAAATGCGATCGCAGCTCTCTTGCAGCCTTCTCTTTACGACAGTATTATTTTGATTAAGAAACTTCCTTACTTGCCGGATTTACTTCCTTCGAATTcct CTATTTATACGGTTTATGTGGAAGACTTTATGCTTCGAGACGTGAAATACATTTGGCAAAAtatgaattataaaaatttaaaaagaatattgaaagaaaataaacgCATTCGCGTGTTTCCTTTGGTTGACAATCCTG ATTCTATGATCTTATTAGGATCTGTTCAACGTATagaattgatcaaattgatcGAAGATCACGTCGGTAGAGAGAGACGAGTTCAGGTTGTCGCCAAATGGCAAAAGGAAGCCCAAGAAAG ATTGGAAGAATTAGAGAGGAGAAGGCGGCAAGACAGTAACCGGCGACCGTCGAGATTTGAAGTCGTTCCTGCTCcggatattttaaaaatgaaacagtatTCTAGCTCAGACCTCATGCAAAAGGACGGC AGTTCTTCTCCTTACGATCAGCAACCAAAGAAatccattttgaagaaaaccAATTCGTTCAATTTGAGAAGTTTTCCTAATTTAATGACGTCAGCGGTAGCTACCCCCTATAGCACTGTAACCGGCGCCGAAAGCAGAATTCGTTTGGCTTTCGAAGCCATTTTCCACAAATCAGCTACCTTACAAGATGCGAATCCGGATATGGAAATGAACGTGCCGCAGACGAATGAAAAACCTTCGCCAAGTCCGATGACGCTTAAAAAAGTGCAATTG CCGAGAGAACGTGTAATAGACATGTCACCCGAAGATCAACGAGAATGGGAAGAAGGTGAAATGGAACAACGAGTTAATTTCGACAAGTGCCATATTGATCCAGCTCCTTTCCAGTTGGTCGAAAGGACATCGTTGTTAAAAGTGCATTCGATATTTTCTCTAGTCGGCGTGAATCACGCATACGTTACCGCTATTGGTCGATTAGTCGGCGTCGTAGGTCTAAAAGAG CTGAGGAAAGCCATCGAAGACTCAAATGCTGGTACATTACATACCAGCTCATCGACTCAGATTCCTCAAACGCAGAATCACTCGCAAAACgttgaaacaaaattacttTCAAATCAAGAGCGTAAAAACAGCGACACGACCAGTATAAATAGCGCACTGACCAATACAAACGTTTaa
- the ClC-a gene encoding chloride channel protein 2 isoform X5, which translates to MYGRYTKELGSCAKEEAIKLGLKSRKYKNEVFAGDELHKYRGKCAGKILSVIGFIWRHSFAKLGEDWVFLALLGVVMAVLSFIVDYGITFTNEGRLWLYKDLSKNAIAQYMAWVSLPVCLILFSAGFVHIVAPQSIGSGIPEMKTILRGVALKEYLTFRTLVAKVIGLTATLGSGLPLGKEGPFVHISSITATLLSKLITSFKGIYENESRNTEMLAAACAVGVASCFGAPLGGVLFSIEVTTVYFAVRNYWRGFFTAVCGATVFRLLAVWFNKADTVKAFFPTHFTMEYPFDPQELTVFAFIGAASGFGGAFYVWAHRQYVLIMRQNKKLNAFLQKNRFLYPGIVTFIAATVSFPLALGKYCASDLSTDEQLSGLFSNFTWTKDEFTIKEAEILGHWTTENTNVFVSLIGYLLFNFIFSIISSTIPVPSGSFIPVFKIGAAFGRIIGELIHMQFPNGIRHGKYIFPIIPGGYATVGAAAFSGAVTHSFSVSVIAFEMTGQITHIIPMMIAVLVANAIAALLQPSLYDSIILIKKLPYLPDLLPSNSSIYTVYVEDFMLRDVKYIWQNMNYKNLKRILKENKRIRVFPLVDNPDSMILLGSVQRIELIKLIEDHVGRERRVQVVAKWQKEAQERLEELERRRRQDSNRRPSRFEVVPAPDILKMKQYSSSDLMQKDGSSSPYDQQPKKSILKKTNSFNLRSFPNLMTSAVATPYSTVTGAESRIRLAFEAIFHKSATLQDANPDMEMNVPQTNEKPSPSPMTLKKVQLPRERVIDMSPEDQREWEEGEMEQRVNFDKCHIDPAPFQLVERTSLLKVHSIFSLVGVNHAYVTAIGRLVGVVGLKELRKAIEDSNAGTLHTSSSTQIPQTQNHSQNVETKLLSNQERKNSDTTSINSALTNTNV; encoded by the exons ATGTATGGTCGCTATACCAAAGAATTAGGATCTTGCGCCAAAGAAGAAGCCATCAAATTAGGTTTGAAATccagaaaatacaaaaatgaagtaTTCGCCGGAGACGAATTGCACAAATATCGTGGAAAATGCGCCGGAAAGATATTGTCTGTTATCGGATTCATCTGGAGGCACAGTTTTGCCAAGCTGGGAGAAGATTGGGTGTTCTTGGCTTTGCTGGGAGTCGTGATGGCGGTGTTGAGCTTTATCGTCGATTATGGCATTACGTTCACTAACGAAG gtagaCTATGGTTGTATAAAGATTTATCCAAGAATGCGATAGCTCAATATATGGCATGGGTATCGTTACCTGTTTGCTTAATTCTATTCTCAGCCGGTTTCGTGCACATTGTAGCGCCGCAATCGATCG GTTCCGGTATACCGGAAATGAAAACCATACTTCGAGGCGTCGCCCTAAAAGAATATCTCACCTTTCGTACGCTCGTCGCAAAAGTTATAGGTTTAACAGCAACGCTCGGATCTGGACTTCCCCTCGGTAAAGAG GGTCCATTCGTACATATAAGTAGCATCACGGCGACTCTTCTGTCCAAATTGATCACATCTTTCAAAGGTATCTACGAAAACGAATCTCGAAATACGGAAATGTTGGCGGCTGCTTGCGCCGTTGGTGTGGCGAGTTGTTTCGGTGCTCCTCTCGGAG GTGTCTTGTTTAGTATCGAAGTAACAACCGTGTATTTCGCGGTGCGAAATTATTGGCGTGGATTTTTTACGGCCGTCTGCGGAGCTACCGTATTTCGTTTATTGGCTGTGTGGTTTAACAAAGCAG ATACTGTAAAGGCTTTCTTTCCTACTCATTTCACGATGGAGTACCCGTTCGATCCTCAAGAACTCACCGTGTTCGCATTTATTGG AGCTGCTTCGGGATTCGGAGGAGCCTTCTATGTATGGGCGCATCGGCAATACGTTCTAATTATGCGACAGAATAAAAAACTCAacgcttttttacaaaaaaa TCGGTTCTTGTATCCTGGAATTGTAACATTTATCGCTGCCACTGTTTCGTTTCCATTAGCCTTGGGCAAATATTGCGCCAGTGATTTGAGCACCGATGAACAA cTTTCAGGCTTATTCAGCAATTTTACGTGGACAAAAGACGAATTCACTATCAAAGAAGCTGAAATACTGGGCCACTGGACTACCGAAAATACCAATGTATTCGTTAGTTTAATCGGATACTTACTTTTTAAT TTCATATTTTCGATTATTTCGTCAACGATACCGGTACCTTCGGGTAGTTTcattccagttttcaaaataggcgCTGCGTTTGGTAGAATTATCGGCGAATTGATTCATATGCAGTTTCCTAACGGTATCAGACACGGGAAATATATTTTCCCAATAATACCAG gTGGCTACGCTACTGTTGGTGCTGCAGCATTTTCCGGCGCAGTAACTCACTCATTTTCCGTATCTGTAATCGCATTCGAAATGACCGGACAAATAACTCACATTATACCGATGATG attgCGGTGTTGGTGGCAAATGCGATCGCAGCTCTCTTGCAGCCTTCTCTTTACGACAGTATTATTTTGATTAAGAAACTTCCTTACTTGCCGGATTTACTTCCTTCGAATTcct CTATTTATACGGTTTATGTGGAAGACTTTATGCTTCGAGACGTGAAATACATTTGGCAAAAtatgaattataaaaatttaaaaagaatattgaaagaaaataaacgCATTCGCGTGTTTCCTTTGGTTGACAATCCTG ATTCTATGATCTTATTAGGATCTGTTCAACGTATagaattgatcaaattgatcGAAGATCACGTCGGTAGAGAGAGACGAGTTCAGGTTGTCGCCAAATGGCAAAAGGAAGCCCAAGAAAG ATTGGAAGAATTAGAGAGGAGAAGGCGGCAAGACAGTAACCGGCGACCGTCGAGATTTGAAGTCGTTCCTGCTCcggatattttaaaaatgaaacagtatTCTAGCTCAGACCTCATGCAAAAGGACGGC AGTTCTTCTCCTTACGATCAGCAACCAAAGAAatccattttgaagaaaaccAATTCGTTCAATTTGAGAAGTTTTCCTAATTTAATGACGTCAGCGGTAGCTACCCCCTATAGCACTGTAACCGGCGCCGAAAGCAGAATTCGTTTGGCTTTCGAAGCCATTTTCCACAAATCAGCTACCTTACAAGATGCGAATCCGGATATGGAAATGAACGTGCCGCAGACGAATGAAAAACCTTCGCCAAGTCCGATGACGCTTAAAAAAGTGCAATTG CCGAGAGAACGTGTAATAGACATGTCACCCGAAGATCAACGAGAATGGGAAGAAGGTGAAATGGAACAACGAGTTAATTTCGACAAGTGCCATATTGATCCAGCTCCTTTCCAGTTGGTCGAAAGGACATCGTTGTTAAAAGTGCATTCGATATTTTCTCTAGTCGGCGTGAATCACGCATACGTTACCGCTATTGGTCGATTAGTCGGCGTCGTAGGTCTAAAAGAG CTGAGGAAAGCCATCGAAGACTCAAATGCTGGTACATTACATACCAGCTCATCGACTCAGATTCCTCAAACGCAGAATCACTCGCAAAACgttgaaacaaaattacttTCAAATCAAGAGCGTAAAAACAGCGACACGACCAGTATAAATAGCGCACTGACCAATACAAACGTTTaa
- the ClC-a gene encoding chloride channel protein 2 isoform X1 — translation MYEEDVDTEWEDFDRLVAEYNTRKRKVLASPVFQRRHVDDLREPALGARHQSQQTAFYPCPPPTNVNDDFLSYEDLAMYGRYTKELGSCAKEEAIKLGLKSRKYKNEVFAGDELHKYRGKCAGKILSVIGFIWRHSFAKLGEDWVFLALLGVVMAVLSFIVDYGITFTNEGRLWLYKDLSKNAIAQYMAWVSLPVCLILFSAGFVHIVAPQSIGSGIPEMKTILRGVALKEYLTFRTLVAKVIGLTATLGSGLPLGKEGPFVHISSITATLLSKLITSFKGIYENESRNTEMLAAACAVGVASCFGAPLGGVLFSIEVTTVYFAVRNYWRGFFTAVCGATVFRLLAVWFNKADTVKAFFPTHFTMEYPFDPQELTVFAFIGAASGFGGAFYVWAHRQYVLIMRQNKKLNAFLQKNRFLYPGIVTFIAATVSFPLALGKYCASDLSTDEQLSGLFSNFTWTKDEFTIKEAEILGHWTTENTNVFVSLIGYLLFNFIFSIISSTIPVPSGSFIPVFKIGAAFGRIIGELIHMQFPNGIRHGKYIFPIIPGGYATVGAAAFSGAVTHSFSVSVIAFEMTGQITHIIPMMIAVLVANAIAALLQPSLYDSIILIKKLPYLPDLLPSNSSIYTVYVEDFMLRDVKYIWQNMNYKNLKRILKENKRIRVFPLVDNPDSMILLGSVQRIELIKLIEDHVGRERRVQVVAKWQKEAQERLEELERRRRQDSNRRPSRFEVVPAPDILKMKQYSSSDLMQKDGSSSPYDQQPKKSILKKTNSFNLRSFPNLMTSAVATPYSTVTGAESRIRLAFEAIFHKSATLQDANPDMEMNVPQTNEKPSPSPMTLKKVQLPRERVIDMSPEDQREWEEGEMEQRVNFDKCHIDPAPFQLVERTSLLKVHSIFSLVGVNHAYVTAIGRLVGVVGLKELRKAIEDSNAGTLHTSSSTQIPQTQNHSQNVETKLLSNQERKNSDTTSINSALTNTNV, via the exons atgtacgaaGAAGATGTGGATACGGAATGGGAGGATTTCGACAGATTGGTGGCCGAATACAATACTCGGAAACGTAAAGTTCTAGCTTCGCCGGTTTTTCAACGTAGACACGTAGACGACTTGAGAGAGCCGGCGCTAGGGGCCAGACATCAGTCACAACAGACAGCCTTCTATCCTTGCCCGCCGCCGACCAACGTCAACGATGACTTTCTCTCGTACGAAGATCTGGCC ATGTATGGTCGCTATACCAAAGAATTAGGATCTTGCGCCAAAGAAGAAGCCATCAAATTAGGTTTGAAATccagaaaatacaaaaatgaagtaTTCGCCGGAGACGAATTGCACAAATATCGTGGAAAATGCGCCGGAAAGATATTGTCTGTTATCGGATTCATCTGGAGGCACAGTTTTGCCAAGCTGGGAGAAGATTGGGTGTTCTTGGCTTTGCTGGGAGTCGTGATGGCGGTGTTGAGCTTTATCGTCGATTATGGCATTACGTTCACTAACGAAG gtagaCTATGGTTGTATAAAGATTTATCCAAGAATGCGATAGCTCAATATATGGCATGGGTATCGTTACCTGTTTGCTTAATTCTATTCTCAGCCGGTTTCGTGCACATTGTAGCGCCGCAATCGATCG GTTCCGGTATACCGGAAATGAAAACCATACTTCGAGGCGTCGCCCTAAAAGAATATCTCACCTTTCGTACGCTCGTCGCAAAAGTTATAGGTTTAACAGCAACGCTCGGATCTGGACTTCCCCTCGGTAAAGAG GGTCCATTCGTACATATAAGTAGCATCACGGCGACTCTTCTGTCCAAATTGATCACATCTTTCAAAGGTATCTACGAAAACGAATCTCGAAATACGGAAATGTTGGCGGCTGCTTGCGCCGTTGGTGTGGCGAGTTGTTTCGGTGCTCCTCTCGGAG GTGTCTTGTTTAGTATCGAAGTAACAACCGTGTATTTCGCGGTGCGAAATTATTGGCGTGGATTTTTTACGGCCGTCTGCGGAGCTACCGTATTTCGTTTATTGGCTGTGTGGTTTAACAAAGCAG ATACTGTAAAGGCTTTCTTTCCTACTCATTTCACGATGGAGTACCCGTTCGATCCTCAAGAACTCACCGTGTTCGCATTTATTGG AGCTGCTTCGGGATTCGGAGGAGCCTTCTATGTATGGGCGCATCGGCAATACGTTCTAATTATGCGACAGAATAAAAAACTCAacgcttttttacaaaaaaa TCGGTTCTTGTATCCTGGAATTGTAACATTTATCGCTGCCACTGTTTCGTTTCCATTAGCCTTGGGCAAATATTGCGCCAGTGATTTGAGCACCGATGAACAA cTTTCAGGCTTATTCAGCAATTTTACGTGGACAAAAGACGAATTCACTATCAAAGAAGCTGAAATACTGGGCCACTGGACTACCGAAAATACCAATGTATTCGTTAGTTTAATCGGATACTTACTTTTTAAT TTCATATTTTCGATTATTTCGTCAACGATACCGGTACCTTCGGGTAGTTTcattccagttttcaaaataggcgCTGCGTTTGGTAGAATTATCGGCGAATTGATTCATATGCAGTTTCCTAACGGTATCAGACACGGGAAATATATTTTCCCAATAATACCAG gTGGCTACGCTACTGTTGGTGCTGCAGCATTTTCCGGCGCAGTAACTCACTCATTTTCCGTATCTGTAATCGCATTCGAAATGACCGGACAAATAACTCACATTATACCGATGATG attgCGGTGTTGGTGGCAAATGCGATCGCAGCTCTCTTGCAGCCTTCTCTTTACGACAGTATTATTTTGATTAAGAAACTTCCTTACTTGCCGGATTTACTTCCTTCGAATTcct CTATTTATACGGTTTATGTGGAAGACTTTATGCTTCGAGACGTGAAATACATTTGGCAAAAtatgaattataaaaatttaaaaagaatattgaaagaaaataaacgCATTCGCGTGTTTCCTTTGGTTGACAATCCTG ATTCTATGATCTTATTAGGATCTGTTCAACGTATagaattgatcaaattgatcGAAGATCACGTCGGTAGAGAGAGACGAGTTCAGGTTGTCGCCAAATGGCAAAAGGAAGCCCAAGAAAG ATTGGAAGAATTAGAGAGGAGAAGGCGGCAAGACAGTAACCGGCGACCGTCGAGATTTGAAGTCGTTCCTGCTCcggatattttaaaaatgaaacagtatTCTAGCTCAGACCTCATGCAAAAGGACGGC AGTTCTTCTCCTTACGATCAGCAACCAAAGAAatccattttgaagaaaaccAATTCGTTCAATTTGAGAAGTTTTCCTAATTTAATGACGTCAGCGGTAGCTACCCCCTATAGCACTGTAACCGGCGCCGAAAGCAGAATTCGTTTGGCTTTCGAAGCCATTTTCCACAAATCAGCTACCTTACAAGATGCGAATCCGGATATGGAAATGAACGTGCCGCAGACGAATGAAAAACCTTCGCCAAGTCCGATGACGCTTAAAAAAGTGCAATTG CCGAGAGAACGTGTAATAGACATGTCACCCGAAGATCAACGAGAATGGGAAGAAGGTGAAATGGAACAACGAGTTAATTTCGACAAGTGCCATATTGATCCAGCTCCTTTCCAGTTGGTCGAAAGGACATCGTTGTTAAAAGTGCATTCGATATTTTCTCTAGTCGGCGTGAATCACGCATACGTTACCGCTATTGGTCGATTAGTCGGCGTCGTAGGTCTAAAAGAG CTGAGGAAAGCCATCGAAGACTCAAATGCTGGTACATTACATACCAGCTCATCGACTCAGATTCCTCAAACGCAGAATCACTCGCAAAACgttgaaacaaaattacttTCAAATCAAGAGCGTAAAAACAGCGACACGACCAGTATAAATAGCGCACTGACCAATACAAACGTTTaa
- the ClC-a gene encoding chloride channel protein 2 isoform X3 yields the protein MTVKNMYGRYTKELGSCAKEEAIKLGLKSRKYKNEVFAGDELHKYRGKCAGKILSVIGFIWRHSFAKLGEDWVFLALLGVVMAVLSFIVDYGITFTNEGRLWLYKDLSKNAIAQYMAWVSLPVCLILFSAGFVHIVAPQSIGSGIPEMKTILRGVALKEYLTFRTLVAKVIGLTATLGSGLPLGKEGPFVHISSITATLLSKLITSFKGIYENESRNTEMLAAACAVGVASCFGAPLGGVLFSIEVTTVYFAVRNYWRGFFTAVCGATVFRLLAVWFNKADTVKAFFPTHFTMEYPFDPQELTVFAFIGAASGFGGAFYVWAHRQYVLIMRQNKKLNAFLQKNRFLYPGIVTFIAATVSFPLALGKYCASDLSTDEQLSGLFSNFTWTKDEFTIKEAEILGHWTTENTNVFVSLIGYLLFNFIFSIISSTIPVPSGSFIPVFKIGAAFGRIIGELIHMQFPNGIRHGKYIFPIIPGGYATVGAAAFSGAVTHSFSVSVIAFEMTGQITHIIPMMIAVLVANAIAALLQPSLYDSIILIKKLPYLPDLLPSNSSIYTVYVEDFMLRDVKYIWQNMNYKNLKRILKENKRIRVFPLVDNPDSMILLGSVQRIELIKLIEDHVGRERRVQVVAKWQKEAQERLEELERRRRQDSNRRPSRFEVVPAPDILKMKQYSSSDLMQKDGSSSPYDQQPKKSILKKTNSFNLRSFPNLMTSAVATPYSTVTGAESRIRLAFEAIFHKSATLQDANPDMEMNVPQTNEKPSPSPMTLKKVQLPRERVIDMSPEDQREWEEGEMEQRVNFDKCHIDPAPFQLVERTSLLKVHSIFSLVGVNHAYVTAIGRLVGVVGLKELRKAIEDSNAGTLHTSSSTQIPQTQNHSQNVETKLLSNQERKNSDTTSINSALTNTNV from the exons ATGACGGTCAAAAAT ATGTATGGTCGCTATACCAAAGAATTAGGATCTTGCGCCAAAGAAGAAGCCATCAAATTAGGTTTGAAATccagaaaatacaaaaatgaagtaTTCGCCGGAGACGAATTGCACAAATATCGTGGAAAATGCGCCGGAAAGATATTGTCTGTTATCGGATTCATCTGGAGGCACAGTTTTGCCAAGCTGGGAGAAGATTGGGTGTTCTTGGCTTTGCTGGGAGTCGTGATGGCGGTGTTGAGCTTTATCGTCGATTATGGCATTACGTTCACTAACGAAG gtagaCTATGGTTGTATAAAGATTTATCCAAGAATGCGATAGCTCAATATATGGCATGGGTATCGTTACCTGTTTGCTTAATTCTATTCTCAGCCGGTTTCGTGCACATTGTAGCGCCGCAATCGATCG GTTCCGGTATACCGGAAATGAAAACCATACTTCGAGGCGTCGCCCTAAAAGAATATCTCACCTTTCGTACGCTCGTCGCAAAAGTTATAGGTTTAACAGCAACGCTCGGATCTGGACTTCCCCTCGGTAAAGAG GGTCCATTCGTACATATAAGTAGCATCACGGCGACTCTTCTGTCCAAATTGATCACATCTTTCAAAGGTATCTACGAAAACGAATCTCGAAATACGGAAATGTTGGCGGCTGCTTGCGCCGTTGGTGTGGCGAGTTGTTTCGGTGCTCCTCTCGGAG GTGTCTTGTTTAGTATCGAAGTAACAACCGTGTATTTCGCGGTGCGAAATTATTGGCGTGGATTTTTTACGGCCGTCTGCGGAGCTACCGTATTTCGTTTATTGGCTGTGTGGTTTAACAAAGCAG ATACTGTAAAGGCTTTCTTTCCTACTCATTTCACGATGGAGTACCCGTTCGATCCTCAAGAACTCACCGTGTTCGCATTTATTGG AGCTGCTTCGGGATTCGGAGGAGCCTTCTATGTATGGGCGCATCGGCAATACGTTCTAATTATGCGACAGAATAAAAAACTCAacgcttttttacaaaaaaa TCGGTTCTTGTATCCTGGAATTGTAACATTTATCGCTGCCACTGTTTCGTTTCCATTAGCCTTGGGCAAATATTGCGCCAGTGATTTGAGCACCGATGAACAA cTTTCAGGCTTATTCAGCAATTTTACGTGGACAAAAGACGAATTCACTATCAAAGAAGCTGAAATACTGGGCCACTGGACTACCGAAAATACCAATGTATTCGTTAGTTTAATCGGATACTTACTTTTTAAT TTCATATTTTCGATTATTTCGTCAACGATACCGGTACCTTCGGGTAGTTTcattccagttttcaaaataggcgCTGCGTTTGGTAGAATTATCGGCGAATTGATTCATATGCAGTTTCCTAACGGTATCAGACACGGGAAATATATTTTCCCAATAATACCAG gTGGCTACGCTACTGTTGGTGCTGCAGCATTTTCCGGCGCAGTAACTCACTCATTTTCCGTATCTGTAATCGCATTCGAAATGACCGGACAAATAACTCACATTATACCGATGATG attgCGGTGTTGGTGGCAAATGCGATCGCAGCTCTCTTGCAGCCTTCTCTTTACGACAGTATTATTTTGATTAAGAAACTTCCTTACTTGCCGGATTTACTTCCTTCGAATTcct CTATTTATACGGTTTATGTGGAAGACTTTATGCTTCGAGACGTGAAATACATTTGGCAAAAtatgaattataaaaatttaaaaagaatattgaaagaaaataaacgCATTCGCGTGTTTCCTTTGGTTGACAATCCTG ATTCTATGATCTTATTAGGATCTGTTCAACGTATagaattgatcaaattgatcGAAGATCACGTCGGTAGAGAGAGACGAGTTCAGGTTGTCGCCAAATGGCAAAAGGAAGCCCAAGAAAG ATTGGAAGAATTAGAGAGGAGAAGGCGGCAAGACAGTAACCGGCGACCGTCGAGATTTGAAGTCGTTCCTGCTCcggatattttaaaaatgaaacagtatTCTAGCTCAGACCTCATGCAAAAGGACGGC AGTTCTTCTCCTTACGATCAGCAACCAAAGAAatccattttgaagaaaaccAATTCGTTCAATTTGAGAAGTTTTCCTAATTTAATGACGTCAGCGGTAGCTACCCCCTATAGCACTGTAACCGGCGCCGAAAGCAGAATTCGTTTGGCTTTCGAAGCCATTTTCCACAAATCAGCTACCTTACAAGATGCGAATCCGGATATGGAAATGAACGTGCCGCAGACGAATGAAAAACCTTCGCCAAGTCCGATGACGCTTAAAAAAGTGCAATTG CCGAGAGAACGTGTAATAGACATGTCACCCGAAGATCAACGAGAATGGGAAGAAGGTGAAATGGAACAACGAGTTAATTTCGACAAGTGCCATATTGATCCAGCTCCTTTCCAGTTGGTCGAAAGGACATCGTTGTTAAAAGTGCATTCGATATTTTCTCTAGTCGGCGTGAATCACGCATACGTTACCGCTATTGGTCGATTAGTCGGCGTCGTAGGTCTAAAAGAG CTGAGGAAAGCCATCGAAGACTCAAATGCTGGTACATTACATACCAGCTCATCGACTCAGATTCCTCAAACGCAGAATCACTCGCAAAACgttgaaacaaaattacttTCAAATCAAGAGCGTAAAAACAGCGACACGACCAGTATAAATAGCGCACTGACCAATACAAACGTTTaa